The window ggctattctTTAAGAGGATTTACCATTTTCCTAGCATATGCATTGGCTAGTGAATTTGACTCTTTTTGGCAAGTTAGATCGGCTAGTATTGGCCGATTGTGGCAAGCATTGGCAACAAATTTATAAAGCAAgattctttattttttgttatttgtcttttttttttggcaaaatTTGGCAAAAAAAATAGCACTACACGACAGGTTTTGGCAAcaattgacaagttttggctTCAAATTGGCAACGCCACATGTCAAGCTCGTATTGGATATAAATTTGCCAAAACATGTCAATTTGCCAATTTTTGTCACTACACTCTTGCCCCTTATAGGAACGAAAATTGGACTAACAACATAAATCAATATATAGAATTATATGTAATCGACGTCGaagtatcaataaaaaataaacctaaataccttatactagataAGGTAAGTGGGTATCGTTTCCACGAGGAGCGTCTGTGGTTATAgtcaagttttaacaattttaatgaattttaaagacaatactaaaagtaattttaattaactaaagccaagataaaattaattaactaaacttAACTAATAAAACAAGACAAATTTAAAAAGAGAAGTTGTAAACAATAATGAAAAGTGCATCCCTCCCGAATCCCAAAAGTTGCGTTAATTTACCTAATAAACTTTACCGAGTATTTATTCTAAATTACatagacataattttattacttgACAAGAACATTTTTGGGCACaacctatgttaattatatgacCTGTCTTAATCCCTAAACTAGGTGGACTCGACACAAATCATTAACTCGCAATAAGTTGTCTTAcgaaaatccaaatcaaataatagtgAATAAATACTCAATCAGTcatatgaattataatttaaaaagaacaaTGTTTACGCGACTAAAAGTAAAGttcatcaaattaaattaactaaCAATTGTTCATCGGGAGAGATTGTAAAAACCTTAGCCGGACATAATCTTCTTCAAATTACTAACAATTGATGTAGAAAATAGTTGTTCCATGGTGATCGAATATGCTGCTTCTGTTGTTCGTCAGTAACTTTCCTACCTTGTTCGACTTTCTCTTTGATCGAAACCCCCTAAATTAATTGCAGCCGACTATCGAATTATAATATATGATCTCTCGAAATTAATTGGCGGAATATATTATTGTGATTCCCTCCTAAAACTTCAatcatcaaataatatatatagtcttGAACTCTTGATCCCACGTGAGTTCCTTCCTAGCCGACATAAGACTATTTCCAAAAACAAGAATTGAAGATGGGCTCTTCTTCTAGTTTCGTTGTAGTTCTACTTGTTTCAAATCAATAAGGGAATTGGGCTGGTGAGTAGAACACGGCccatataaaagaaaatccacACCAAAAGCTTCAAATAGTAcgtgactacatgttcttcacaATGTTAAGGCTACTGATCAAATTCATCATCCATGTAATTCATTCTTTCATCACTTGATCATTTATTCCATGACATAATGATGCCATCTCACATAATCATAATTTTATACCataatttattcttttagttCAAACCTGAAATTCAcaaaacatatatcaaaataGGTCTATTTCATAGAAAGTTAATCTATATAATCATTTATagaccatttaatatatatacaattatgaCTTATCAAACCTCCCCAATTTAAGCTTTGCTTGCCCTTAAGCAAATccatctttcaaaatcaaattattCCTTTGGTacacaaatatgaaaaacatgacaattaacaaaaagaagctaaaccatTAAGTTGAAAATAACTTTAGAATggttaagcagttttaatcttaaataaaAACTGAAATGTTTGTCAATACTCAAATGATTCTCAAGCCTTGATAGAACACGACTAAGCACCGCTCAAATGAAACGAAACATATCTCACTATCACACTCCAGCTAATAAACTTTGGGGTTGTATAATGCATAATCGCTCAAcgcctagtcgtgatgcatactattttaccataggcttgttCTAGAATCAAATCTTCACCGACGTGGCGTAAGCACCAGGTACAACCATCAAAAGAGGACTTTTAAAGGGTTGTAATGTTGTGAAAAGGGTCATTAAAAATAAGGGATATGGAATATTTAGGATAATTGCtgtaaaatgtaaaatataaaagaaattaaaaattcaaaaacatagtctagtccaacacaacccGTGTCATTAGTTACCATCTTATCCATAAACCCAAAAACGTAGTCCCAACAATACAACTCAATAGACCAATAAAAActgacaccattgtggtgtattacATTCAAAACGACTTAAACAACCATAACATACCATTGTTGGCTTTAACGAATGTGCCAACTCCAAATATGAACACTAATAGAACCTTTGTTGGTTTAAAACAAATGTACCAACACAAATTGACTTGACATAAATGTAGAAATACCAATTGACAGTCCaagttcatttttttctcattttttactcttttttttttctttttctatttttctgtttttattcTTCTTTGTTTTGTGAACTATTTTTACCCTGCCTAACTGGTATTTCATTTGAACTTTAAAATGCATTAACAAATCATACTTTCACTAATTTGAATAATCTAGACTTCACAAAACTTTATGACACCTCAACCTATTCTCAAAAAGCCGAGAATATATCAAACCAACACAACTTGACAAACTCAAACCATCTATCTAGcataggcaaccaatgacccaccatggatttcgactatcggtatggctagGATAGGTGAAATATCTGGGGTGgatttaaaacaaaagaaataggCTAGgttcaacatgttttctaattGTATCTTacactaaaaatgagtgcaacaaGGGTTTCACAAgagtggttcactaaccagtgtagttagctactaaaaacatgcacataacaatgaacatgaacaaataattaacaaaacgAAACAAGGGGTGAAATTCAAGAAAAAGGTTAATCCTAATTTGCCTCTTCGTCTTCTAGTCATACCTATATCACCAAAGTGATTTCACTGCGGTCTCGAAATGATCAactaggacaagttctagaatcaatgcAATCATCgacacactcatatcaaagaagaaagctggaaaatagaaaaaccaacctcaaacttgcacatcatagttcaaagtTCTAAGTAGAACCCTTACTCTTGAATAAAttcaaaagcctatgagaggaaCAAACTTACAAGGCCAATTAATCCAAATCTGTAAACACCTAGCATATCTATAAATGATCAAGATTCTCACATAATTGGTGTTTTGGGATATAAGTGTGCTAGTCATGTTATTAGTCCAGAAGGGATCGCCCTATCAATCATTTGAGATTACATTTCCCGATTAAAATTTTGTACCAaaaagaattagctcaattacTTACTAAGTACTATTAAACCTATGTTgcaaaaagtaattaaactatgAGGACAAACATCACAAAAGTTCAAAATTACCCGGTTTTTCCTATTTACTCCCCTCTAACAATCAAGTtgcataatgaaataaattaaaactatgggaaaataattaaaagtataagaaaaatgaaacttcCTGGGTTTAGATGATGCATTCTGATGCTTGGTTGActtaaaaatcttcaaaatACATATCAACCTTCTTGAATTTTCCTCTATTACACCATCCTTCTTCTCCTTTTGAACCTGCTCATACTTGAACTAACAAGCAAGTGAACTATCAACAAAGATATAAGTTTGACTCCCCTACCCAACTTTGAGCCGAGCATTGCCCTCAATGCTCAAAACTAGAGATAAGTCCATTAATCCAACTATCCACTTTATCTCTCTCGGGTTgacaaaaataaacaagttaatACAAAACCGTCCCCAACTTTGACCCTGTCAAAGTTGATGAACAATTGAATTATTGGtgacataactaaaaaaaaaacacttaaaataaaaagactcGAACAAACTAAAATAATGGGTTGCCTCCCATTCAGCGCTTAGTTTACCATCATGAGCCTGACTCACCCAAGAGATTATCATGAAAAGATTTTCAACAACCCTACACATAAGTGGTCGGGTGGTTTACACCAATAAGGTGAGAAATAGgtgaatttaattttttatcattACCCAGTCAGTCAATTTCATCTTTTCAAAATTTCCTTTcaacaaacaaaaatcatttatcttttctaAGTATgtaaaaaaatctcattaatttacacttttttgttttctatcagtAATTTTTTACCCTCATTAAATACTtcatttataattattacaatttgTATTTATCAACCCTtactaaataattaatttataattattacaatatGTAGTTATCAACAATTTATAATTATTCAAATATCGCTAAGTATGTCGTAATCTACAACTTTGATGgacattttatgattttttaatattctaaTATCATTATGTATGTCATGGTAAACAACTTCGATAAacatatttcaaaaaatatttcactataaactcaaaattttgtagtattaatcaattttttattacttaaaactgtaaactaaattttaaatcataataaattaacatctaatattgataaaaatgtaagcccgtgtatttgacacgggcctaaaatctaatattaatttatattataattgcTATATACTATGTATTATTTTAAGTATAGTTTtcactaattaaaaataagattaagatactttcaaatgattcaaaagtcaaaatataaagaaaaaattacatttttggtatccGAAATTGTCAAAAATTTCACTTATAGTCTCTAAGTAAAGAAATTACAAATAATATCAAGAAGTTgtataattttttcatttttgataccAAACACATACGCTGTTTTTTTCCCGTTAACTCCCTCATGCGGCTTTGATTTTAAGAGGAAGTGAATATGAGACGGTTAGACATTTAAAATTAACATGTAAAGTTGAATGCCTATCaacccatactcacttttctttattttaatgcAAGAGTTGAGATTCCACAAGTGTTGCAATGagacaatatataattttataataataaaatgctAAACGCAGCTACTAATGCACCtgtatttaataaaatcttttACAATATTGAACtttaaagaattaataaatCTTTCTAAAACAAGAGCATAAAATCTTCCTAATTACGAATATTAGTTAGAGACGTGTggaaaaatatgaaatttgatttttttttttttttgtaaaatccGCATATTAAGTTTTAGAAAGATTTATATCATTTTCCTAATTTTCATTCTAGTAAAATTGCAAAGGTCAAGTTGTTTTGAGAATCTTCATCCAAATTTGATACGTACTACGGagtaatttttgtaattttaccTATAGATTGAGATTCCCTTTGCACACAGACAGAATAGACACTACACAGTACACACTCTACACCATATCTCTCTCACTCTCACTCTCACTCTCTGTATCGTCTTtcttccctatatatatatatatatatatatatatctgtttaCTGTATGTGCCCATTCCTACATGCCTTGGGGCCACCACTTGTGTTCCAAAATCTCTACTTTACCATTTCATCCTCTTTCACTCTATCCCCAATATCACTATCCATCTTGATCTGGGCTTTGTGTTTCTTGCTTAAAAACACAATCTTTTCTTCAAACTATTCAAAAAACAACACTTGCTCAAAACATATTCATCTTTAACAAATTAAGTTAATAATAGCACTGTATCTACTTATGTATATCTCACTCGGTTAGTATCTCACTATTGCATCTGGCTTTTGCATACTACcatcaagatttaaaaaaaaatatcaaagtaTATGCCCCTTTTTCAAAATTTCATAGATCTTATATTATCTTTTGGCTTGTATTTTCATAAAGATTAAAGCTTTATTCTTCAATTCATATCTAGACATTACATGCATTTGTTCTGTTTTCCATATTTTAGAGCTTTTTTCAAGTGACActttttatgagtttttcttAAGTTTTTGTACATACCCATGATTTAGATTTgaatattttgaatattttcttaataaagattgaaactttttcACTTTAGTGGAATTTTTCTTTCCCACATGATTGTTTTTTCCAAAGATATTGTATACATTATTGAAATGAATTTGTTTTGAACTTTTGGGACATACCCATGATTTAGATTTGCATGCTATGGAATTGTTCTTTattcaaaattatattttgttccACTATTAGGAGTTGTTTGGCTTAGCTTATTTTCAAGCTTATTGGCTTATTTGCATGTTACTTGTCTTTAATAAACCAACTTTTTGTGGCTTATATTTGGACATATGAGGTTCTTTTCCAATTTTAAGTGATGATAAGCTCATAAGTTTGCAAATATAGCCAAAGATAAGTATCAAAGATAAGTCAATATGCTTGCAGTTgatcttttttatttgattttgttttatgttttgttaagtctgtatatacattttttataatgGATTTCAATTCAAGTTTTGTCACATATCCATGATTTGGATTTGAGTTATATGGAAATGTACTTGACAAATCATAACCTTTCAAATTAACAAATCAGTGTTAttttgatttgagtttgaaAATGTTAGCTACAGAATTTGGGCTTATCAATAGATAAGTCAATAAGCCTGCAAATGATCTTTTTAGTTGGTTTTGTTTGATGTTTAGTTAATTCTGTACATACATTTTTTGTAATGAATTtctattcaaattttttttcacatatccATGATTTGGATTTGAGTATATGAAAATGTTCTTAACAAATCGaaattttttcgatttttaatGAATCTCTGATGAGAATTTGCAATATATGATTTGGGATTTGAATGTTTTGAGATGATCGATAAAAGGTTGAATCTTTTTCACTTGATTTTGCAGAATGAGTTGGTTTCTCTAAGTATGGGTAGGGGTAAAGGAAACAGAAAGAAGTTTACTTTGACTAAAAATGATGATGCTGGAAGTGGTGAAGAAAGAATTCCTGCCCAAAAAAGAAGGGGCAGGCCTCAAAAACCATTGATAGATGAAGTTAATGTAGTCGTTGAAAAGATAGAAGacgaagaaaagaaaaatgtgaATGATGTTGTATCAAAGAAAGAAGTGAAGGTAATGGTGAATGTAAAGAAGAGAAAACGAAACAAACAGTCAAACGAGGAGGGTGATGTGGTCAAAGAGGGAAATGGAAGTGAAACCAGATCAAACACAAATGGATTAACGCAGGTTAATGGATTTCGACATACGGGAAGTAGGAGGAAGAGCAAGCCTCGTAGGGCAGCTGAAGCTGGTGTTGAATGCAGATAAGATCAGTAAATCTCTAGTCTCATCTTGTTGATCTGTTTTTAGATTAGTTAGTTTAATAGTAATTAGAGGTATGCCTTCGATATATGTTcccatttatatctatatttttgcaTCATATCGGTGGAATAGATCTCATGTTTTTGGTTAATGTCAATGTACATGGTCTTTAAGTCCAAATTAGTGGCATACTATACTGATAATAGGAAATCTGTTATTAATATGTTTCTCATTTGAAGTCGGATTTTGTTTTATCGTAATCTTTAGCATAATATGCAATCTTTTGTATGAACTAGGGCAGGTGGATTTTTAACAAATCACTAAAACACCCGAATAACGAATCAACTATTTGCTTAGAAGAAAATGTATCGAAAGGTAAATTAGAGTCCCTAAACAGAAATGTGTTTCTTGTAGCATCTACCTTATCTGCTACTTGTTTAGATCTGGTCTTAATAAGACGATTGGTAGAATTATACTTTGTCTAAAGATTAATCGTAGACTAAGAAGATTGTATATAGCTGCAGACCATGATTTTTTAAGAACACTATGACAATAGAATCATCCCGCATATTCAATATTCTGAGAAGTTGGTAGTATCTGCGAGATAACAAGCATTATATTCTAAATTTTTTCTTCTCTACGTTTTTGTGGTGATCTAAACTTCAATTGTTGTGTTATGTGAACCCTTGAAAACCATCAACGTGATAGTGGTCTACTTGTTTGACCATCTTTTGGTAGGGGCCGAAGTTTAGAGTAACATATAAGTTTAAGTAAGACGTTTTCTTGGAGGGCATCCTAAGTCAATTTAATTACAATGTTATAGCGATGGCATACCCACCTTTCCAGCAAAGCTCATGGTTAACTACTGAGAACTGTATTGAGCTATAACTTGAAATCCGTATTATGAATTCAACTAGTGCATCTAATATTTCTGATATTGTAATTCTGTGCCCCTGCTGATATATTTGCTgacaagtaaaaaaaatatcggATAACCTGATCATCGAAAACCTCATCTATTTACCCATCTTTTATGGACATAATGTTAGCTAAAGTATCACATGTTTTGAAATTTAGATACACTCAATGTCATAAGTCATAAGTTGGATACATAATGTATTTTTGGTTGAATTGCATAACCTAGATTTGAATTTTTGTAAATTAGTTGAAGTTTGGTGGATTTTGGTTGGCACTAGACTACTGGAGCAATGACTCGGAACTTCAGAAGTGGGTTTTTGGTTTCAAATGAATGGAAGTCTTTTGGTGCTTCAAATACAAACAATTATATTgttcatttttaataaaagaaattattaCATAAATCTATGAGACTATGAGTCGTATTTCAAATTGAATGTGAACCCCACCAAAGAATGTCAGGAACTACTTTAAAACCAGCACAAATATTGTAAAGAGATGAGAATATAAGCCTGTTAGGTAGTTAAGTTTatgtgtggaacactcacatattgatttttttaatccataaaaatcagggggccatgtgatttaattaaaattcaacaaatattaaaaaattagtatgtgaagggttcaacacctaaacttaggtgtcagacagccttatattcacttttctcatattgTAATTGCATTATGTGTGTTTCTTTGGGGATACGTGAACATGCTACTCATGTTGTatataattgtgttttttttccgaGGCGCGTAACAACGACCAGGGCAAAAGTGGTAACATGACCAGacagtattagcggcgacgtcgccactAATACCCTGGCCCCCCATCTGGCGCGTGGCAGAGACTTTTGACCGTTGACGAGACCACTGACTAagcattagcggcgacgtcacCGCTAATGCAAAACCCTATTTTTCGTTTTAAACCAGCCGCGACGTCGCCagatgattaaaaaaaaccatCAACACCACGATTTTCTCTCCATATTCTGGCCACCAACCAATTTTCCGGCAAGGTATTATCCGGTCACCCTCTCTATCAAGAATCCGACCACCCGCTTCAAGTTCCGGCCATCAATTCCGGCCACCCCTTCAACTTTTGACAACTTTTCAGGCGAGTTTTAACGATAAAAGCATTTCCCCGACGACACCTGAAAGGACCAAactcgactcgaccattttataagtttttttttaaaggaaggtACTCAATTATAAATCTGGACAAATACATTTACCAAAACTCGTTATAAAAGACAACTCACAAAAActagaaatttcggcatgacccgCTCGTAAAATCAACATCAAAAACCTGTTACGagtaataaattttaaaaaaatccatcTTACCATAATCACTACATTACTATTACAAAATGACCTATTATAAGTAAAACGAAAACTCTTTGAATCTAACAGTTGACTTAACAACAGTTTTACCAAAATGACATATCATGAGTCAAGATCAAGAGGGCTACTACGGGTTCTATGCATCAATACCATTTTTACGTCATAGCTATTATTTCAATAATCTTCAAAGCATTAAATCTTATTTCCATAACCGGGACAAGctataaaaatgataaacaactaaaaagtaagcaaagcttagtgaataatcttgcatacgtttatacatacgaaggagggcaatgcacaaaggtctattgcatatagactatgacaccgtcgGGCAATATTTATAATACTCACCTTTGTGCCAACGCATTACAttgatccatataagcaaaatgattacaatcacaatcacatatatcaataacaatgctccacatgagctaCGGCCACCAATTAGGCTTGTAATCAGAACGACCCCTACATGGGCATaatgccaaatcaattaccacacatggaaaCTGTTCGACATCGTATGGTAATTGACCCtaggcatatataaaagtatgcaagaaaattCACCTCCTCCGCGGcaaccaaaatcataaatcaagatGACCGCAagaataccaaatatgtatgcTTGAACCTAGCAATAAATCACAAACACATATaggatcatcaatcacatactaaGCTgtctagccataatcactagcatttcaacacccaacccatcacTTACAATCTTATACTAATCTTGGGTTGGTTCATCaaacatgtatctcttatatgATTTTCATTTGACTAAAACTTACTTTCGTACCAAAATCgtcattttcatatttgaccAAGCAGACTTTaaacaagcataactcaagttctactcaCTATTTTTACTTGATTCTAGTGGCCAAATTTAGATGATACATATACctacattttatctttagtgaccaacatgtgaattgtttttcaaaggtgacttctggtcgttttaaaaaccaacATTGTTGCTGAAAACAGCTTTGAccttactgacttcaaatgaccataacttgagttctacaccatatattgacctcattccagtggcaaaACTTACTTAACACACttaggtacattttatattcagtgaccAAGACATGAATTAACTCGTAAGAATGTGCTTTACCCGTTTTAATGATAGATGCATAATCAATTTTGCTGAAAGATCAACATGGCGCCcctgaatttaaaaattcatagCTAGAGTTCTACTTCGTCTTTTTAACCTATTCCAGTGGCAAATTTGAGCtaacacaataacctacattttctttttaggactcaacAAATGAAAATTCTGTCATGGGGGTGATTTACACGTCACAAAATTAGAGACGAAATCTGTCAAA is drawn from Erigeron canadensis isolate Cc75 chromosome 9, C_canadensis_v1, whole genome shotgun sequence and contains these coding sequences:
- the LOC122583953 gene encoding uncharacterized protein LOC122583953, which codes for MGRGKGNRKKFTLTKNDDAGSGEERIPAQKRRGRPQKPLIDEVNVVVEKIEDEEKKNVNDVVSKKEVKVMVNVKKRKRNKQSNEEGDVVKEGNGSETRSNTNGLTQVNGFRHTGSRRKSKPRRAAEAGVECR